One Natronomonas moolapensis 8.8.11 genomic region harbors:
- a CDS encoding 4Fe-4S dicluster domain-containing protein encodes MAIDPSFENTYEEVDRHEDHRVWTTDGEEPTEDKQGIHGTHVAVDFDICIADGACLEDCPVDVFEWTDTPGHPESEIKADPTYEDQCIDCMLCVDVCPVDAIDVDPGRAGRL; translated from the coding sequence ATGGCTATCGATCCGAGTTTCGAGAACACCTACGAGGAAGTTGACCGCCACGAGGACCACCGGGTATGGACGACAGATGGCGAGGAACCAACGGAGGACAAACAGGGCATCCACGGAACCCATGTCGCAGTGGATTTCGACATCTGTATTGCGGACGGGGCCTGTCTGGAGGACTGCCCCGTTGACGTGTTTGAGTGGACCGATACCCCTGGCCACCCCGAGTCCGAAATCAAGGCCGATCCCACTTACGAGGACCAGTGCATTGACTGCATGCTCTGTGTCGATGTCTGCCCTGTCGACGCCATCGACGTTGACCCGGGGCGAGCGGGGAGGCTCTGA
- the sufB gene encoding Fe-S cluster assembly protein SufB: MSSEQDHLQDTDTEARFEFKKEEKSAFEAEKGLTEETIRLISEDKDEPEWMLQRRLRALKQFQEMPMPTDWPGQPDLSEVDIDEIVPYIRPDIETRGGAENWEDLPEEIQDTFDKLGIPEAEKNALSGVGAQYESEIVYQNMQEQWEEQGVIFCDMDKAVQEHEEIVKEYFMTKAVPPSDNKFAALHGAIWSGGSFVYVPEDTSVDMPVQAYFRMNSEGMGQFEHTLIVAEENSEVHYIEGCSAPKYSAFNLHSGGVEVFVKENAHVQYSTVQNWSKNTYNLNTKRAIAEKDATMEWVSGSMGSKATMLYPSTILKGPGATDNHITIAMAGEGQNIDTGAKVYHNAPDTKSTIESKSISKDGGRTNYRGLVHIADGAENSSTSVECDALMFDNESTSDTMPYMEIQENKVDVAHEATVGKIGDEDVFYLESRGLDDDDAKQMIVAGFIEPLTEELPIEYAVEMNRLIELEMEGSLG; the protein is encoded by the coding sequence ATGAGTTCAGAACAAGACCATCTTCAGGACACCGATACCGAAGCTCGCTTCGAGTTCAAGAAGGAGGAGAAGTCGGCCTTCGAGGCTGAGAAAGGGCTCACCGAGGAGACCATCCGCCTGATCTCGGAAGACAAAGACGAGCCCGAGTGGATGCTCCAGCGCCGGCTGCGAGCGTTGAAGCAGTTCCAGGAGATGCCGATGCCGACCGACTGGCCCGGTCAGCCTGACCTCTCGGAAGTCGACATCGACGAGATCGTCCCCTACATTCGCCCGGACATCGAGACGCGCGGCGGCGCCGAGAACTGGGAAGACCTCCCCGAGGAGATCCAGGACACCTTCGACAAGCTCGGCATCCCGGAGGCCGAGAAGAACGCGCTCTCGGGCGTCGGCGCGCAGTACGAGTCCGAGATCGTCTACCAGAACATGCAGGAGCAGTGGGAGGAGCAGGGCGTCATCTTCTGTGACATGGACAAGGCCGTCCAGGAACACGAAGAGATCGTCAAAGAGTACTTCATGACCAAGGCTGTGCCGCCCAGCGACAACAAGTTCGCGGCGCTGCACGGCGCGATCTGGTCGGGCGGGTCGTTCGTCTACGTCCCTGAGGACACGAGCGTAGACATGCCCGTCCAGGCGTACTTCCGGATGAACTCCGAGGGGATGGGCCAGTTCGAACACACGCTCATCGTCGCCGAAGAGAACTCCGAAGTTCACTACATCGAGGGCTGTTCGGCCCCGAAGTACTCGGCGTTCAATCTGCACAGCGGTGGCGTCGAAGTGTTCGTCAAGGAGAACGCTCACGTCCAGTACTCGACCGTCCAGAACTGGTCGAAGAACACCTACAACCTCAACACCAAACGTGCCATCGCAGAAAAGGACGCCACCATGGAGTGGGTGTCCGGGTCGATGGGCTCGAAAGCCACGATGCTGTACCCGTCGACCATCCTCAAGGGCCCCGGCGCGACGGACAACCACATCACCATCGCCATGGCTGGCGAAGGACAGAATATCGACACCGGCGCGAAGGTCTACCACAACGCGCCCGACACGAAGTCGACCATCGAGTCGAAGTCCATCTCGAAAGACGGCGGCCGCACCAACTACCGCGGCCTCGTCCACATCGCCGACGGCGCCGAGAACTCCTCGACCAGCGTGGAGTGTGACGCGTTGATGTTCGACAACGAGTCGACGTCGGACACGATGCCGTACATGGAGATCCAGGAGAACAAGGTCGACGTGGCCCACGAGGCCACCGTCGGCAAGATCGGCGACGAGGACGTCTTCTACCTCGAATCACGTGGGCTGGACGACGACGACGCCAAGCAGATGATTGTCGCCGGATTCATCGAGCCGCTCACGGAGGAACTGCCCATCGAGTACGCGGTCGAAATGAACCGGCTCATCGAACTCGAGATGGAGGGATCGCTCGGGTAG
- a CDS encoding transcription initiation factor IIB, whose protein sequence is MTESFTTPRVREEGSPEEHGETAEKEQNDLSAKTCPECSGRIVHDEAQAETHCQDCGRVLESDQIDRGPEWRAFDSREKNDKSRVGAPQTQQLHDRGLSTVIDWRDEDAYGRSLSSLQRKKMRRLRKWDERFRTKNNRERNLKQALGEINRMASALGCPDPIRETTSVLYRQALEKDMLRGRSVEGMATAALYAGSRLENAPRTLDDVAAVSRVDKIEIERTYRYLADELELEMTPTDPEAYVARFASELGCSDETERRSRELIQAAVEAGVHSGRNPVGIAASALYAAAKLTNQDVIQDDLAEIANVSKVTIRNRYTEILEAADEVSNG, encoded by the coding sequence GTGACTGAGTCATTTACTACGCCAAGGGTTCGGGAAGAAGGCTCTCCCGAGGAACACGGTGAGACGGCCGAAAAAGAGCAGAATGACCTGTCGGCCAAAACGTGTCCGGAGTGCAGTGGACGCATCGTCCACGACGAGGCACAAGCCGAAACCCACTGTCAAGACTGTGGTCGCGTACTCGAATCAGATCAGATTGACCGCGGACCTGAATGGCGTGCGTTCGATTCGCGCGAAAAGAATGATAAGTCGCGGGTTGGAGCCCCCCAAACCCAGCAATTACACGATCGTGGCCTGTCGACGGTTATCGACTGGCGAGACGAAGACGCGTATGGACGGTCGCTCTCGTCCCTTCAGCGAAAGAAAATGCGACGTCTTCGGAAATGGGACGAGCGGTTTCGGACGAAAAACAATCGGGAACGGAATCTAAAGCAGGCGCTGGGGGAGATCAACCGGATGGCCTCCGCGCTTGGATGTCCCGATCCGATCAGGGAAACGACGAGTGTGTTGTATCGGCAGGCACTGGAAAAGGACATGCTCCGGGGCCGGTCGGTCGAGGGAATGGCGACAGCAGCCCTCTACGCCGGGTCACGTCTGGAGAATGCACCCCGGACACTCGATGACGTTGCTGCCGTGAGTCGTGTCGATAAAATCGAGATAGAGCGCACCTATCGCTATCTGGCAGATGAGTTGGAGCTAGAAATGACCCCGACGGATCCTGAAGCATACGTCGCTCGGTTCGCTTCCGAGCTGGGGTGTTCGGATGAAACGGAACGTCGAAGTCGGGAACTGATTCAAGCCGCGGTCGAAGCGGGTGTTCACAGTGGGCGAAACCCTGTCGGGATTGCCGCATCAGCGCTATATGCGGCTGCCAAACTCACAAATCAAGACGTCATCCAGGACGATCTGGCCGAAATCGCGAACGTCAGCAAGGTCACGATTCGGAACCGGTACACGGAAATTCTCGAAGCGGCAGACGAGGTGTCGAACGGGTGA
- a CDS encoding rubrerythrin-like domain-containing protein — MRETDPDHSEGTVYVCRECGTGVKSAGQGNKCPDCGGPMRNTAVPHD; from the coding sequence ATGAGAGAAACCGATCCCGATCACTCTGAAGGAACGGTGTATGTGTGCCGAGAGTGTGGAACCGGTGTTAAAAGCGCGGGGCAGGGAAACAAGTGTCCTGATTGTGGTGGCCCAATGCGAAACACAGCTGTCCCGCATGACTAA
- a CDS encoding CNNM domain-containing protein: protein MEPLEIGLRIFGGIVLIGVNAYFVAIEFALTRLRQYPKSELNTPGLELAWEMTNDLEFYLTTCQVWISGTSIALGIIAEPGLAALFEPLFENTTLASIGAGSLLGFLLINLLHLTHGEQTPTYLGVERSKQVAQYGARPLYWFAKILAPAIWVGDSVAKATLGLFGIEMTQSWTETGEEVIKTRADLRNQLGSVLKEGEVAEDRREEVMNALTIGEQSVEEVMIPPEDIVALSTEDDLESNFGKLEEHPHTRYPLIGENLTDFRGVVYSPALFNHREELFAGDREFTELAAPPMTLSPDTDVSDAIDQFQTEGQELALVIEEGDVVGQVTVTDLLETIIGEVEDPLDQDDPDILD from the coding sequence ATGGAACCGCTCGAGATCGGACTACGGATTTTCGGTGGAATCGTTCTTATCGGGGTGAACGCCTACTTTGTTGCAATCGAATTCGCCCTGACCCGTCTCAGACAGTATCCCAAATCGGAGCTCAACACACCCGGACTCGAACTCGCATGGGAGATGACTAACGACCTGGAGTTTTATTTGACGACGTGTCAGGTCTGGATCTCCGGGACCAGTATTGCACTGGGGATTATCGCCGAACCCGGACTCGCAGCCCTGTTCGAACCGCTGTTCGAAAACACGACCCTGGCATCGATCGGGGCTGGTTCGCTCCTCGGATTTCTTCTTATCAACTTACTTCATCTCACCCACGGCGAACAGACACCGACGTACCTCGGCGTTGAACGCTCCAAACAGGTCGCCCAGTATGGAGCACGACCACTGTACTGGTTTGCGAAAATACTCGCTCCGGCCATCTGGGTCGGTGACTCGGTTGCAAAGGCAACACTCGGCCTGTTCGGCATCGAGATGACCCAATCATGGACAGAAACCGGTGAGGAAGTCATCAAAACCCGTGCAGACCTCCGGAACCAGCTTGGATCGGTACTCAAAGAGGGCGAGGTGGCTGAGGACCGCCGTGAGGAAGTGATGAACGCCTTGACCATCGGCGAACAATCGGTTGAAGAGGTCATGATTCCGCCCGAGGATATCGTGGCACTGTCTACTGAAGACGATCTCGAATCGAACTTCGGGAAACTCGAAGAGCACCCACATACGCGGTATCCGCTGATTGGTGAGAACCTGACCGACTTCCGTGGAGTCGTCTACAGTCCGGCGCTGTTCAACCACCGTGAAGAACTGTTCGCCGGTGACCGCGAATTCACTGAACTGGCAGCACCGCCGATGACGCTCTCACCCGATACCGACGTGAGTGATGCGATCGATCAGTTCCAGACGGAAGGGCAGGAACTCGCGCTCGTCATCGAGGAGGGCGATGTGGTCGGGCAGGTGACTGTCACCGACCTGCTGGAGACCATTATTGGTGAGGTCGAAGACCCACTTGATCAAGACGACCCCGACATACTCGATTAG
- a CDS encoding Lrp/AsnC family transcriptional regulator, whose translation MDAEELEHRLLSLLKKDPKASLGKIADQAGVARPTARKYIEKLEKEGAIVGYTVEIDPKKVNHQSIAMVGIDVESDQYVEATSKLTELDSLTALYTATGDHMLMAELEATGSTELNEIVSDQILSIQGVTTACPAVLQERLK comes from the coding sequence ATGGACGCTGAGGAACTCGAGCATCGTCTGCTCTCTCTTCTCAAAAAGGATCCGAAAGCTTCCCTCGGAAAGATCGCCGACCAGGCTGGCGTTGCACGACCTACCGCCCGGAAGTATATCGAGAAACTCGAGAAGGAAGGCGCTATCGTCGGGTACACTGTCGAAATCGACCCAAAAAAAGTCAACCACCAGAGCATTGCGATGGTGGGAATTGACGTCGAGAGCGACCAGTACGTTGAGGCGACGAGTAAACTCACGGAGCTCGACTCGCTTACTGCGTTATATACCGCGACCGGGGACCACATGTTGATGGCCGAACTTGAGGCGACAGGAAGTACCGAACTCAATGAGATCGTTAGCGATCAGATTCTCTCTATTCAGGGCGTGACTACGGCCTGCCCAGCTGTTCTTCAAGAACGGCTCAAATAA
- a CDS encoding HesB/IscA family protein has product MSTTAEESEQPEIEVSEAASNKALALLEQESLDTDTAGLRLFVQQGGCAGLSYGMRFDTSPDEDDMIYEHHGLRVFVDPASIQYIGGSVVEYETGLQAAGFDVENPNIVSECGCGESFRT; this is encoded by the coding sequence ATGAGTACGACAGCCGAAGAGAGTGAACAACCTGAGATCGAAGTTTCAGAAGCTGCCTCGAATAAGGCTCTTGCTCTCTTGGAGCAAGAAAGCTTGGACACTGACACGGCAGGACTTCGGCTATTCGTCCAGCAAGGAGGATGCGCGGGTCTGTCATATGGGATGCGGTTCGATACGAGTCCCGACGAAGATGATATGATCTACGAGCACCACGGCCTGCGAGTGTTCGTTGATCCCGCGAGTATCCAATATATTGGGGGGAGTGTTGTTGAGTATGAGACGGGTCTCCAAGCCGCAGGCTTTGATGTTGAAAATCCCAACATCGTCTCGGAGTGTGGCTGTGGCGAATCTTTCCGCACCTGA
- a CDS encoding transposase, whose protein sequence is MCSTPVSRRTVFRRIAQRKYGEWPAYKSTPLYDRTSLAGLESDIRTVSETWFDHESHDSVKEFVCALPLAYFRFSAHDRYAGPTRYQMDTLFRVFVLKELHGWEHETALVDYLGTRPELCEQLGFEAIPDQSTLWRSWHERFTADLRETVQTTARTILIKAQNAGVAVPREPARKLRYHGNESGESDPDDQTTLKQAEKVTDHVSRVVFPAFSLDRGEGCEIHENAYWGLQTYLGLRERLAANEGARSFTYESTRDRTPLGHAHREQIRDISIEQVRAMYRQAITRLLSEVAETEQFFRAGIVAIDITEDDPFTGNRTGREDEIIGTKEKNDQYAYQWATVQLVGNAVPIVLDARPVRKGDSRLEIVKDLLNSAEELVHVDNVLMDREFDSQHILEMLSQRGLSYVVPKRMQTSEKAQAKRLLQRDRNQYETDRKLHLGKNEWHETTLIYRRKEDSEHDDHRQYSVFMTNRESGQLTEYGHRWEIESGYKSIKRFMAATTSKDFGLRFFYFAFACLLYSIWRAVDLLVQAELTGEYEHSPVITADNTLTLLKKETGIG, encoded by the coding sequence GTGTGTTCGACTCCTGTATCTCGCCGAACCGTCTTTCGACGGATCGCCCAACGAAAGTACGGTGAGTGGCCGGCGTATAAATCGACACCACTGTACGATCGAACGTCGCTCGCCGGACTGGAATCCGATATCCGGACAGTCTCAGAGACATGGTTCGATCACGAAAGCCACGACTCGGTCAAGGAGTTCGTCTGTGCACTCCCCTTGGCCTACTTCCGGTTCAGTGCCCACGACCGGTATGCGGGGCCGACCCGCTACCAGATGGACACCCTCTTTCGGGTGTTCGTACTGAAAGAACTCCACGGGTGGGAACACGAAACAGCACTCGTCGACTACCTCGGGACCCGTCCTGAACTCTGCGAGCAACTCGGTTTCGAGGCGATCCCGGATCAGTCGACACTGTGGCGAAGCTGGCACGAGAGATTCACCGCTGACCTCAGGGAGACTGTCCAGACAACGGCTCGAACGATTCTCATCAAAGCACAGAATGCAGGTGTCGCGGTTCCGCGTGAGCCGGCACGAAAGCTCCGATACCACGGGAACGAGTCTGGTGAGTCAGACCCGGATGATCAAACCACGTTGAAGCAGGCAGAGAAGGTCACTGACCACGTCAGCCGTGTCGTCTTTCCGGCGTTCTCGCTGGACCGTGGCGAGGGCTGTGAGATCCACGAGAACGCCTACTGGGGCCTACAGACATATCTCGGACTTCGCGAGCGGCTGGCTGCGAACGAAGGGGCTCGTAGCTTTACTTATGAGTCGACTCGGGATCGGACACCGCTGGGGCACGCCCACCGGGAGCAGATTCGGGACATCTCGATTGAACAGGTTCGAGCGATGTACCGGCAGGCCATCACTCGGCTCCTAAGCGAAGTTGCGGAGACAGAGCAGTTCTTTCGAGCCGGAATCGTCGCGATCGACATTACCGAGGACGATCCCTTTACCGGCAACCGCACCGGCCGCGAGGACGAGATAATCGGAACGAAGGAGAAGAATGACCAATACGCCTACCAGTGGGCGACAGTCCAGTTAGTTGGGAATGCAGTTCCGATTGTACTGGACGCACGGCCAGTTCGGAAGGGTGATTCCCGCTTGGAAATCGTCAAGGATCTCTTGAATTCAGCCGAGGAATTGGTTCACGTCGATAACGTGCTGATGGACCGGGAGTTCGACAGCCAGCACATCCTAGAGATGCTCAGCCAGCGCGGACTCTCATACGTCGTCCCGAAACGGATGCAGACCAGCGAGAAAGCGCAGGCCAAGCGGTTGCTCCAACGAGACCGGAATCAATACGAGACTGACCGGAAGCTCCACCTCGGGAAGAACGAATGGCACGAGACGACGCTAATCTACCGTCGGAAAGAGGACTCCGAGCACGATGATCACCGGCAGTACTCGGTATTCATGACGAATCGAGAGAGTGGACAGCTCACGGAGTACGGCCACCGCTGGGAGATCGAGAGCGGGTACAAATCGATTAAGCGGTTCATGGCTGCGACGACCTCGAAAGATTTCGGGCTCAGGTTCTTTTATTTCGCATTCGCCTGTCTCCTCTACTCAATCTGGCGGGCTGTCGATCTACTCGTCCAAGCCGAGTTGACTGGCGAGTATGAGCACTCACCGGTGATTACAGCGGACAACACGCTGACGCTGCTGAAGAAGGAAACTGGAATCGGGTAG
- a CDS encoding PAS domain S-box protein gives MDSDERLSSQTTPELEDVSSLDRLPLHSTDLLTLLDPSGVVLYESPSIERLYGYDQEELVGEQVAEYFHPEDRDRVVEAFAAIVSDDGNHVETVEYRHEMADGSYRWIESVGSSNPTPEGDYVINSRDISERKQRERQLQQTRKQVQSERDGKEAVRQLLLETSTDREIAASVCRLLVDEYGYEAAWVVRKQGTQRDNPHSVMVADYGSDQGFRRPDEDGIIDAATRRTLATDDPVTVTTYSDEKPEIVANLERCGLSSVRSVPLDHEGVSYGALTVVRADAGSDVARQLVDEVAAALAFKQQVHRHQEALAGETVTELTLRYTGENVLTALAKALAAQKCDDSDDSDDSDDTVPELVIEELQGSRNSGVTFLLKTADVDAETLRATVAGFPSVQTATVVAESETRAVVSVRADTGSIRGLVGGHGEVLRSITAQGGRLELVVEFPRRTDLGAIVDAVQDQWPEAIMHACTERTVDDDHPSAFSGLTIKQEDALRAASLSGFFERPQEASAEDVAETLDSSASTFLHHLRNAEQAVFEDAFSHDGRVD, from the coding sequence ATGGATAGCGATGAGAGATTGAGCTCACAGACAACTCCCGAACTGGAGGATGTCTCATCGCTCGACCGGCTTCCGCTGCACTCAACTGATCTGTTGACGCTGCTTGACCCGTCAGGCGTCGTGCTGTACGAGAGTCCATCTATCGAGCGCCTCTATGGGTACGATCAGGAGGAACTGGTCGGGGAGCAGGTTGCCGAGTACTTCCATCCCGAGGATCGAGACCGGGTCGTCGAAGCGTTCGCTGCAATCGTCTCCGACGACGGCAACCACGTCGAAACCGTCGAATACCGCCACGAGATGGCAGACGGTTCCTACAGGTGGATCGAATCTGTCGGCTCCTCGAACCCCACACCCGAGGGTGATTACGTCATCAATTCCCGAGACATCTCCGAGCGAAAGCAGCGAGAACGGCAACTCCAGCAGACTCGTAAACAGGTCCAATCCGAACGCGACGGAAAGGAGGCCGTCCGCCAACTCCTCCTGGAAACCTCGACAGACCGGGAGATCGCCGCGAGTGTCTGTCGCTTGCTCGTCGACGAGTACGGCTATGAGGCGGCCTGGGTCGTCCGGAAGCAGGGAACACAGAGGGACAATCCACATTCGGTGATGGTCGCTGATTATGGCTCGGATCAGGGCTTCCGGCGACCGGACGAGGACGGCATTATCGACGCGGCGACACGACGGACGCTCGCCACAGACGACCCTGTGACGGTCACGACGTACTCGGACGAGAAACCAGAGATCGTCGCTAACCTGGAGCGGTGTGGGTTGTCCTCGGTGCGGTCGGTACCGCTGGACCACGAGGGAGTATCATACGGTGCGCTCACTGTGGTCCGGGCCGATGCTGGCAGCGACGTGGCAAGGCAGCTAGTCGACGAAGTGGCGGCCGCGCTCGCGTTCAAACAGCAGGTCCACCGCCATCAGGAAGCACTAGCTGGCGAGACAGTCACGGAACTCACGCTCCGGTACACGGGTGAGAACGTCCTGACGGCCCTGGCGAAGGCGCTGGCTGCACAGAAGTGCGACGACAGCGACGACAGCGACGACAGCGACGACACAGTTCCGGAACTGGTCATCGAAGAACTGCAGGGGAGTAGAAACTCGGGTGTCACGTTCCTGCTCAAGACAGCGGACGTGGACGCCGAAACACTCCGGGCGACTGTAGCGGGGTTCCCGTCGGTCCAGACGGCGACCGTCGTCGCGGAATCGGAGACGAGAGCAGTCGTGTCGGTTCGCGCTGACACAGGGTCGATCAGAGGACTCGTCGGTGGCCACGGCGAGGTCCTGCGTTCGATTACCGCCCAAGGCGGCCGCCTGGAACTGGTCGTCGAGTTCCCACGCCGGACCGACCTCGGAGCAATCGTCGACGCCGTGCAGGACCAGTGGCCAGAGGCGATCATGCACGCCTGCACCGAGCGGACCGTCGACGACGACCACCCGAGCGCATTCAGTGGGCTGACAATAAAACAGGAAGACGCACTCCGGGCGGCCTCGCTGTCGGGCTTTTTTGAGCGCCCACAGGAGGCCAGCGCCGAGGACGTGGCCGAAACACTGGACTCCTCGGCTTCGACCTTTCTCCATCACCTGCGCAACGCCGAACAGGCCGTCTTCGAGGACGCATTCTCCCACGACGGGCGAGTCGACTGA